From one Amaranthus tricolor cultivar Red isolate AtriRed21 chromosome 17, ASM2621246v1, whole genome shotgun sequence genomic stretch:
- the LOC130804851 gene encoding lysine-specific demethylase JMJ17 isoform X1: MGKGRPRAVEKGKNCASTNGSMNIDSAPVYYPTEEEFRDPLEFIYKIRVEAEPYGICKIVPPSNWKPPFALDLNSFSFPTKTQAIHQLQVRPAGCDPKTFELEYDRFLKDQCGGRKLKRKAIFEEEELDLCKLFNAVKRFGGYDNVAKKKKWGEVFRFVRPKTKISECAKHVLGQLYLEHLYDYEEYYIKLSKGKLKGCKRGLHINDKKRDQRSDSGGMKKRHKINSGEAVKICKSSKEEVHDQICEQCRSGLHGEVMLLCDRCNKGWHIYCLSPPLDSIPLGNWYCLECLNSDEDSFGFVPGKCFSLEAFRKIADRTKKKWFGNASCSRSQLEKKFWEIVEGSLGEVEVMYGSDLDTSIYGSGFPRLNDNIPESVDEEVWNEYCNSPWNLNNLPKLRGSMLRAVHHSIAGVMVPWLYIGMLFSAFCWHFEDHCFYSMNYHHWGEPKCWYSVPGSEASAFEKVMRSCLPDLFDAQPDLLFQLVTMLNPSVLQENGVPVYTVLQEPGNFVITFPRSYHGGFNLGLNCAEAVNFAPADWLPHGGFGSELYKLYHKPAVLSHEELLCVAVKIGCDAEVASFMNKELLRVFSKEKVWRVQLWQKGLVKTSIMPPKKHPDYVGTEEDPTCIICQQYLYLSAVVCRCRPSTFVCLEHWERLCECNPRKRRLLYRYSLAELNELLVMTDNFVSGPNDYPQNKDLPGKNVCSIDSDTLKKKVKGKQISLAQLSEEWLLSYCKIFQEPFSSSAYVIALKEAQQFLWAGPDMDPVRDMVKNLVQAKDWAESIRKSLSIIESWSKNGDCHVNKVDLEHINSLVNHNVVPCNEPRHHKLKEYAEAARLLVDEVNHVLSKSTSSMAELENLLNQTTSFPIYFKESDRLESMVSSLKVWLDGVKSCVLETKPAAINIDFLRHLKEQMLEFPFHLPESKKLLDLIEQAELCQAQCIEMLKGSITLEKLESMIDEFGDLVVNIPELKLLQQFHVDALSWISRFNNVLLNIDEREDQDNVVEELECLQKDGSELRVQVDELVFVEAEMHKARCREKALQVRKSKVTIDFVQEVLSEAAVLQIEREDMFVSLSKMVSTAISWEENSKEILEVESKLQDFEDALRASKDLFVILPSLPALKDAVSTAYSWLESSKPFLQPSFLTTTGSDAVLAFEDLKEQVSRSKFLKVNLVEKTLIETIMKKCEEWRCCACTSLKDVDQMFNRRDVFNRHHSNMILDIEKLRTKVESAANTGHSLGFDFPEIPLLRNAASTLSWCSKVLVCRVETPSLESVDSLIEEMKDLSTRYTNAFVYSSLIDAVSWLKGASEIVSASSNGGVQRFHLSDAEDILMKSQETLVTFPELIVQLERAIENNKMWQEEVRAFFSNVQQSWHRLLQLKELGKDAFNCLELDMILSEYDLVEKWKQRGREVVGCSTGDVVTLLSSLLKIKQSLHRSLYIYEKSRSWKVRFFCIGCSDNSDDQEFITCSTCKDCYHLRCLIPKSMVSNNGKSYTCPYCVLVDSGSICRSKESPLRYKGKRPELEKLAELNSDANKFTTRLEEVDILQEILDQALACRGCLSEIVDSSLAFLEKDVSTISGKLTIVLKALDAAGVSDSIATREFDQALARNSWRIRSSKLVEGFQKPTMQQIQRHLKEGSAIKVPAEDYFRQKLVEVKQAGMQWAERAKKVASDNGDLELDKVFELIAKGENLPIHFEKELKLLQTRSLLYCICRKPYDQRPMIACDECDEWYHFDCVNVVSTPDVYICPACKPLMEGKMPLFSSVKQERSQSPRESEPQTPSPRHVESRWRPKRVKPSSKQKTFIASESRRSLLWSSGLDKLFWRNRKPFRRTAKKRTEFRNLSPFINLQD, from the exons ATGGGGAAAGGTAGACCTAGGGCAGTTGAAAAAGGGAAAAATTGTGCAAGTACAAATGGTTCTATGAATATAGATTCTGCTCCAGTTTATTATCCAACAGAGGAAGAATTTAGGGATCCTTtggaatttatttataaaattagggTTGAAGCTGAGCCTTATGGGATTTGTAAAATTGTTCCACCAAGCAATTGGAAACCTCCTTTTGCTTTGGATTTGAATTCGTTTTCGTTTCCTACCAAGACTCAGGCTATTCACCAGTTGCAGGTGAGGCCTGCGGGGTGTGATCCGAAAACTTTTGAGTTGGAATATGATAGGTTTCTTAAGGATCAATGCGGGGGGAGGAAGTTGAAGAGGAAGGCTATTTTTGAAGAGGAGGAGTTGGATTTGTGTAAGTTATTTAATGCGGTTAAGAGGTTTGGTGGGTATGATAATGTTgctaagaaaaagaaatggggTGAGGTTTTTAGGTTTGTGAGACCGAAAACAAAGATTTCTGAGTGTGCTAAGCATGTTCTTGGTCAGTTGTACTTGGAACATTTGTATGATTATGAAGAGTATTACATTAAATTAAGCAAGGGGAAATTGAAGGGATGCAAGAGAGGGTTGcatattaatgataagaaaaGAGACCAAAGGTCGGATTCAGGTGGGATGAAGAAAAGACATAAGATTAATAGTGGGGAGGCTGTTAAGATATGTAAATCATCGAAGGAAGAGGTGCATGATCAGATATGTGAACAATGTAGAAGTGGTTTGCATGGGGAGGTTATGCTTTTATGTGATCGATGTAACAAGGGGTGGCATATTTATTGCCTATCACCTCCTTTGGATTCAATTCCGCTGGGAAATTGGTATTGTCTTGAATGTCTGAATTCTGATGAAGACAGTTTTGGTTTTGTTCCGGGAAAATGCTTTTCTTTGGAAGCTTTTAGAAAGATTGCTGATCGGACCAAGAAAAAGTGGTTTGGAAATGCTTCATGCTCAAGATCTCAATTAGAGAAAAAGTTTTGGGAAATTGTAGAGGGATCATTAGGTGAGGTTGAAGTCATGTATGGTAGCGATTTAGATACGTCTATTTATGGAAGCGGGTTTCCACGTTTAAATGACAACATACCGGAATCAGTTGATGAAGAAGTGTGGAATGAATATTGTAATAGCCCTTGGAATCTCAATAATTTGCCAAAGTTGAGGGGTTCAATGCTTCGGGCAGTTCATCACAGTATTGCTGGTGTTATGGTTCCTTGGCTGTATATTGGTATGCTCTTTTCTGCATTCTGTTGGCATTTTGAAGATCACTGCTTCTATTCGATGAACTACCATCACTG GGGAGAACCTAAGTGCTGGTACAGCGTTCCTGGTAGTGAAGCCTCTGCGTTTGAGAAG GTTATGCGTAGCTGCTTGCCTGATCTCTTTGATGCACAACCAGATTTGCTCTTCCAGCTTGTCACAATGTTGAACCCCTCTGTTTTACAAGAAAATGGAGTTCCTGTTTATACTGTTCTGCAG GAACCAGGAAATTTTGTGATTACCTTTCCTAGATCTTATCATGGAGGTTTCAATCTTG GATTGAACTGTGCTGAAGCTGTTAATTTTGCTCCTGCTGACTGGTTACCTCATGGAGGGTTTGGGTCAGAGCTCTACAAGCTGTACCATAAGCCTGCTGTACTTTCTCATGAGGAGCTGCTTTGTGTGGCTGTGAAG ATTGGTTGTGATGCTGAGGTAGCTTCGTTTATGAACAAAGAGTTGCTGAGAGTGTTTTCCAAGGAAAAGGTTTGGAGAGTACAGCTTTGGCAGAAGGGCCTTGTCAAAACATCTATAATGCCACCCAAGAAGCATCCTGATTACGTTGGGACTGAGGAA GATCCCACTTGCATAATCTGCCAGCAATATTTGTATCTTTCAGCTGTAGTTTGTCGCTGCAGACCATCTACTTTTGTGTGCTTGGAG CACTGGGAACGTCTTTGTGAATGTAATCCAAGGAAACGGCGCCTCCTATATCGCTACTCTTTAGCTGAATTGAATGAGCTGTTAGTCATGacagataattttgtttctggTCCTAATGACTATCCTCAAAATAAGGATTTGCCTGGGAAGAACGTATGCTCCATTGACTCGGACACTTTGAAAAAGAAG GTGAAGGGTAAACAAATATCTCTTGCTCAACTTTCTGAAGAGTGGTTGTTGAGCTATTGTAAGATTTTTCAGGAGCCTTTTTCCTCTAGTGCATATGTCATTGCATTGAAGGAAGCCCAACAGTTCCTTTGGGCTGGTCCTGATATGGATCCG GTGCGAGATATGGTGAAGAATTTGGTTCAAGCGAAGGATTGGGCGGAGAGCATAAGAAAGTCTCTCTCAATTATTGAGAGTTGGTCTAAGAATGGTGATTGTCATGTGAATAAAGTGGATCTTGAACACATTAACAGCTTGGTGAATCATAATGTTGTTCCATGTAATGAGCCTAGACATCATAAACTAAAG GAGTATGCTGAAGCAGCCAGGCTGTTGGTGGATGAAGTAAACCATGTTCTTTCAAAATCGACATCATCT ATGGCTGAGTTAGAGAACTTGCTCAACCAAACTACCAGCTTCCCAATCTACTTCAAAGAAAGTGACAGGTTGGAAAGTATGGTTTCTTCTCTGAAG GTTTGGCTTGATGGAGTTAAAAGTTGTGTTTTAGAGACAAAACCTGCTGCAATTAATATTGATTTTCTTCGCCATCTGAAAGAACAG ATGTTGGAGTTTCCATTTCATTTGCCCGAAAGCAAAAAGCTTTTGGACTTAATTGAGCAAGCTGAACTGTGTCAGGCCCAGTGCATTGAAATGCTGAAAGGTTCCATAACTCTGGAG AAGCTTGAGTCTATGATTGATGAGTTTGGGGATCTTGTCGTCAACATTCCAGAGTTAAAACTACTACAACAGTTTCATGTTGATGCTCTTTCATGGATTTCTCGTTTTAATAATGTACTGTTAAACATTGATGAACGGGAGGATCAAGATAATGTCGTAGAAGAACTAGAATGCCTTCAAAAAGATGGCTCTGAATTGAGAGTTCAAG ttgatgagtTGGTTTTTGTTGAGGCTGAAATGCACAAGGCACGTTGCCGAGAAAAGGCGCTGCAG GTTCGTAAAAGTAAAGTGACAATAGATTTTGTCCAAGAGGTGTTGTCTGAAGCTGCAGT ATTACAAATTGAAAGGGAAGATATGTTTGTTTCGCTATCCAAAATGGTATCTACGGCCATTTCTTGGGAAGAAAATTCCAAAGAGATTCTGGAAGTTGAGTCGAAGTTGCAGGATTTTGAGGATGCTTTAAG GGCCTCAAAGGATTTGTTTGTGATCCTGCCTTCCCTTCCTGCTTTGAAGGATGCTGTATCTACTGCTTATTCCTGGTTAGAAAGTTCGAAACCGTTTTTGCAGCCTTCTTTTTTAACTACAACGGGTTCAGATGCTGTTCTAGCGTTTGAGGATCTCAAG GAGCAAGTGTCGCGGTCGAAGTTCTTGAAAGTAAActtagtggaaaaaacgttGATTGAAACTATTATGAAGAAGTGTGAGGAATGGAGATGCTGTGCTTGCACTTCTTTGAAGGATGTTGATCAAATGTTCAATAGAAGGGATGTGTTCAATAGACatcatagtaatatgatatTGGACATTGAGAAGCTAAGAACCAAGGTTGAAAGTGCTGCAAACACTGGCCATTCTCTGGGGTTTGACTTTCCTGAAATTCCACTGCTGCGGAATGCTGCTTCTACCTTGAGTTGGTGCTCCAAGGTCCTTGTATGTCGCGTTGAAACTCCTTCACTTGAG AGTGTTGACAGCTTGATTGAAGAAATGAAAGACCTTTCAACGCGATACACCAATGCTTTTGTCTACAGTTCTTTGATTGATGCAGTTTCTTGGCTTAAAGGGGCCTCTGAAATAGTATCAGCGTCGAGCAATGGTGGAGTACAACGTTTCCATTTGTCTGATGCTGAAGATATCCTTATGAAATCTCAG GAAACACTGGTCACCTTCCCAGAATTGATTGTCCAACTTGAGCGTGCAATTGAAAACAACAA AATGTGGCAAGAAGAAGTGCGAGCTTTCTTTAGTAATGTTCAGCAGTCTTGGCACAGATTGTTACAACTTAAG GAATTGGGAAAGGATGCTTTCAACTGTCTAGAGCTAGACATGATCTTGTCTGAATATGATCTTGTAGAAAAATGGAAGCAACGAGGAAGGGAGGTTGTTGGTTGTTCAACTGGGGATGTGGTGACACTGTTAAGTTCTCTTTTGAAG ATCAAGCAATCATTACATAGATCTTTGTATATCTATGAGAAGTCAAGAAGCTGGAAAGTGAGATTTTTTTGCATTGGATGCTCTGATAACTCTGATGACCAAGAGTTTATCACTTGTTCAACATGCAAGGATTG CTATCATCTTAGATGCTTAATACCCAAGTCCATGGTTAGTAACAATGGAAAGAGCTATACCTGTCCCTATTGTGTATTAGTTGACAGTGGTTCAATATGTCGGAGTAAAGAAAGCCCTCTG AGATATAAAGGAAAGCGTCCAGAATTGGAGAAGCTTGCTGAACTGAATTCTGATGCTAATAAATTTACTACAAG GCTTGAAGAAGTGGACATATTGCAAGAAATTCTCGATCAAGCTCTAGCATGTAGAGGCTGCTTGTCAGAAATTGTGGATTCTTCACTGGCTTTCTTGGAGAAAGATGTCTCAACCATCTCTGGAAaattgactattgttttgaag GCATTAGATGCGGCTGGAGTGAGTGATTCGATCGCAACTCGTGAGTTTGATCAAGCACTTGCTCGAAATTCATGGAGAATTAGATCTTCTAAATTGGTTGAGGGTTTCCAGAAGCCTACTATGCAACAGATTCAACGCCATTTGAAAGAG GGATCAGCTATTAAAGTCCCGGCAGAAGATTACTTCAGGCAGAAGCTTGTAGAGGTGAAGCAAGCTGGAATGCAGTGGGCCGAAAGGGCCAAGAAG GTTGCTAGTGATAATGGTGATTTAGAGCTGGATAAAGTGTTCGAGCTCATAGCCAAAGGGGAGAATTTGCCTATCCACTTTGAGAAGGAGCTAAAG TTGTTGCAAACAAGAAGCTTGCTATACTGCATTTGTCGGAAGCCATATGATCAGAGGCCAATGATCGCATGTGATGAGTGTGATGAGTGGTATCATTTTGATTGTGTCAATGTGGTGTCTACACCAGATGTCTACATCTGTCCAGCTTGTAAACCTCTTATGGAAGGGAAAATGCCTCTGTTCTCATCTGTTAAACAAGAGAG ATCCCAGAGTCCACGAGAAAGTGAGCCGCAAACACCTTCGCCTCGACACGTAGAGTCAAGATGGAGGCCTAAGAGGGTGAAACCATCGTCGAAGCAGAAGACATTCATAGCTTCCGAAAGTCGTAGGAGTTTATTGTGGTCTAGTGGATTAGACAAGTTATTTTGGAGAAATAGGAAACCATTTAGAAGAACAGCGAAGAAAAGGACCGAGTTTAGAAACCTGTCACCATTCATTAATTTACAAGATTAG
- the LOC130804851 gene encoding lysine-specific demethylase JMJ17 isoform X2, whose protein sequence is MRSCLPDLFDAQPDLLFQLVTMLNPSVLQENGVPVYTVLQEPGNFVITFPRSYHGGFNLGLNCAEAVNFAPADWLPHGGFGSELYKLYHKPAVLSHEELLCVAVKIGCDAEVASFMNKELLRVFSKEKVWRVQLWQKGLVKTSIMPPKKHPDYVGTEEDPTCIICQQYLYLSAVVCRCRPSTFVCLEHWERLCECNPRKRRLLYRYSLAELNELLVMTDNFVSGPNDYPQNKDLPGKNVCSIDSDTLKKKVKGKQISLAQLSEEWLLSYCKIFQEPFSSSAYVIALKEAQQFLWAGPDMDPVRDMVKNLVQAKDWAESIRKSLSIIESWSKNGDCHVNKVDLEHINSLVNHNVVPCNEPRHHKLKEYAEAARLLVDEVNHVLSKSTSSMAELENLLNQTTSFPIYFKESDRLESMVSSLKVWLDGVKSCVLETKPAAINIDFLRHLKEQMLEFPFHLPESKKLLDLIEQAELCQAQCIEMLKGSITLEKLESMIDEFGDLVVNIPELKLLQQFHVDALSWISRFNNVLLNIDEREDQDNVVEELECLQKDGSELRVQVDELVFVEAEMHKARCREKALQVRKSKVTIDFVQEVLSEAAVLQIEREDMFVSLSKMVSTAISWEENSKEILEVESKLQDFEDALRASKDLFVILPSLPALKDAVSTAYSWLESSKPFLQPSFLTTTGSDAVLAFEDLKEQVSRSKFLKVNLVEKTLIETIMKKCEEWRCCACTSLKDVDQMFNRRDVFNRHHSNMILDIEKLRTKVESAANTGHSLGFDFPEIPLLRNAASTLSWCSKVLVCRVETPSLESVDSLIEEMKDLSTRYTNAFVYSSLIDAVSWLKGASEIVSASSNGGVQRFHLSDAEDILMKSQETLVTFPELIVQLERAIENNKMWQEEVRAFFSNVQQSWHRLLQLKELGKDAFNCLELDMILSEYDLVEKWKQRGREVVGCSTGDVVTLLSSLLKIKQSLHRSLYIYEKSRSWKVRFFCIGCSDNSDDQEFITCSTCKDCYHLRCLIPKSMVSNNGKSYTCPYCVLVDSGSICRSKESPLRYKGKRPELEKLAELNSDANKFTTRLEEVDILQEILDQALACRGCLSEIVDSSLAFLEKDVSTISGKLTIVLKALDAAGVSDSIATREFDQALARNSWRIRSSKLVEGFQKPTMQQIQRHLKEGSAIKVPAEDYFRQKLVEVKQAGMQWAERAKKVASDNGDLELDKVFELIAKGENLPIHFEKELKLLQTRSLLYCICRKPYDQRPMIACDECDEWYHFDCVNVVSTPDVYICPACKPLMEGKMPLFSSVKQERSQSPRESEPQTPSPRHVESRWRPKRVKPSSKQKTFIASESRRSLLWSSGLDKLFWRNRKPFRRTAKKRTEFRNLSPFINLQD, encoded by the exons ATGCGTAGCTGCTTGCCTGATCTCTTTGATGCACAACCAGATTTGCTCTTCCAGCTTGTCACAATGTTGAACCCCTCTGTTTTACAAGAAAATGGAGTTCCTGTTTATACTGTTCTGCAG GAACCAGGAAATTTTGTGATTACCTTTCCTAGATCTTATCATGGAGGTTTCAATCTTG GATTGAACTGTGCTGAAGCTGTTAATTTTGCTCCTGCTGACTGGTTACCTCATGGAGGGTTTGGGTCAGAGCTCTACAAGCTGTACCATAAGCCTGCTGTACTTTCTCATGAGGAGCTGCTTTGTGTGGCTGTGAAG ATTGGTTGTGATGCTGAGGTAGCTTCGTTTATGAACAAAGAGTTGCTGAGAGTGTTTTCCAAGGAAAAGGTTTGGAGAGTACAGCTTTGGCAGAAGGGCCTTGTCAAAACATCTATAATGCCACCCAAGAAGCATCCTGATTACGTTGGGACTGAGGAA GATCCCACTTGCATAATCTGCCAGCAATATTTGTATCTTTCAGCTGTAGTTTGTCGCTGCAGACCATCTACTTTTGTGTGCTTGGAG CACTGGGAACGTCTTTGTGAATGTAATCCAAGGAAACGGCGCCTCCTATATCGCTACTCTTTAGCTGAATTGAATGAGCTGTTAGTCATGacagataattttgtttctggTCCTAATGACTATCCTCAAAATAAGGATTTGCCTGGGAAGAACGTATGCTCCATTGACTCGGACACTTTGAAAAAGAAG GTGAAGGGTAAACAAATATCTCTTGCTCAACTTTCTGAAGAGTGGTTGTTGAGCTATTGTAAGATTTTTCAGGAGCCTTTTTCCTCTAGTGCATATGTCATTGCATTGAAGGAAGCCCAACAGTTCCTTTGGGCTGGTCCTGATATGGATCCG GTGCGAGATATGGTGAAGAATTTGGTTCAAGCGAAGGATTGGGCGGAGAGCATAAGAAAGTCTCTCTCAATTATTGAGAGTTGGTCTAAGAATGGTGATTGTCATGTGAATAAAGTGGATCTTGAACACATTAACAGCTTGGTGAATCATAATGTTGTTCCATGTAATGAGCCTAGACATCATAAACTAAAG GAGTATGCTGAAGCAGCCAGGCTGTTGGTGGATGAAGTAAACCATGTTCTTTCAAAATCGACATCATCT ATGGCTGAGTTAGAGAACTTGCTCAACCAAACTACCAGCTTCCCAATCTACTTCAAAGAAAGTGACAGGTTGGAAAGTATGGTTTCTTCTCTGAAG GTTTGGCTTGATGGAGTTAAAAGTTGTGTTTTAGAGACAAAACCTGCTGCAATTAATATTGATTTTCTTCGCCATCTGAAAGAACAG ATGTTGGAGTTTCCATTTCATTTGCCCGAAAGCAAAAAGCTTTTGGACTTAATTGAGCAAGCTGAACTGTGTCAGGCCCAGTGCATTGAAATGCTGAAAGGTTCCATAACTCTGGAG AAGCTTGAGTCTATGATTGATGAGTTTGGGGATCTTGTCGTCAACATTCCAGAGTTAAAACTACTACAACAGTTTCATGTTGATGCTCTTTCATGGATTTCTCGTTTTAATAATGTACTGTTAAACATTGATGAACGGGAGGATCAAGATAATGTCGTAGAAGAACTAGAATGCCTTCAAAAAGATGGCTCTGAATTGAGAGTTCAAG ttgatgagtTGGTTTTTGTTGAGGCTGAAATGCACAAGGCACGTTGCCGAGAAAAGGCGCTGCAG GTTCGTAAAAGTAAAGTGACAATAGATTTTGTCCAAGAGGTGTTGTCTGAAGCTGCAGT ATTACAAATTGAAAGGGAAGATATGTTTGTTTCGCTATCCAAAATGGTATCTACGGCCATTTCTTGGGAAGAAAATTCCAAAGAGATTCTGGAAGTTGAGTCGAAGTTGCAGGATTTTGAGGATGCTTTAAG GGCCTCAAAGGATTTGTTTGTGATCCTGCCTTCCCTTCCTGCTTTGAAGGATGCTGTATCTACTGCTTATTCCTGGTTAGAAAGTTCGAAACCGTTTTTGCAGCCTTCTTTTTTAACTACAACGGGTTCAGATGCTGTTCTAGCGTTTGAGGATCTCAAG GAGCAAGTGTCGCGGTCGAAGTTCTTGAAAGTAAActtagtggaaaaaacgttGATTGAAACTATTATGAAGAAGTGTGAGGAATGGAGATGCTGTGCTTGCACTTCTTTGAAGGATGTTGATCAAATGTTCAATAGAAGGGATGTGTTCAATAGACatcatagtaatatgatatTGGACATTGAGAAGCTAAGAACCAAGGTTGAAAGTGCTGCAAACACTGGCCATTCTCTGGGGTTTGACTTTCCTGAAATTCCACTGCTGCGGAATGCTGCTTCTACCTTGAGTTGGTGCTCCAAGGTCCTTGTATGTCGCGTTGAAACTCCTTCACTTGAG AGTGTTGACAGCTTGATTGAAGAAATGAAAGACCTTTCAACGCGATACACCAATGCTTTTGTCTACAGTTCTTTGATTGATGCAGTTTCTTGGCTTAAAGGGGCCTCTGAAATAGTATCAGCGTCGAGCAATGGTGGAGTACAACGTTTCCATTTGTCTGATGCTGAAGATATCCTTATGAAATCTCAG GAAACACTGGTCACCTTCCCAGAATTGATTGTCCAACTTGAGCGTGCAATTGAAAACAACAA AATGTGGCAAGAAGAAGTGCGAGCTTTCTTTAGTAATGTTCAGCAGTCTTGGCACAGATTGTTACAACTTAAG GAATTGGGAAAGGATGCTTTCAACTGTCTAGAGCTAGACATGATCTTGTCTGAATATGATCTTGTAGAAAAATGGAAGCAACGAGGAAGGGAGGTTGTTGGTTGTTCAACTGGGGATGTGGTGACACTGTTAAGTTCTCTTTTGAAG ATCAAGCAATCATTACATAGATCTTTGTATATCTATGAGAAGTCAAGAAGCTGGAAAGTGAGATTTTTTTGCATTGGATGCTCTGATAACTCTGATGACCAAGAGTTTATCACTTGTTCAACATGCAAGGATTG CTATCATCTTAGATGCTTAATACCCAAGTCCATGGTTAGTAACAATGGAAAGAGCTATACCTGTCCCTATTGTGTATTAGTTGACAGTGGTTCAATATGTCGGAGTAAAGAAAGCCCTCTG AGATATAAAGGAAAGCGTCCAGAATTGGAGAAGCTTGCTGAACTGAATTCTGATGCTAATAAATTTACTACAAG GCTTGAAGAAGTGGACATATTGCAAGAAATTCTCGATCAAGCTCTAGCATGTAGAGGCTGCTTGTCAGAAATTGTGGATTCTTCACTGGCTTTCTTGGAGAAAGATGTCTCAACCATCTCTGGAAaattgactattgttttgaag GCATTAGATGCGGCTGGAGTGAGTGATTCGATCGCAACTCGTGAGTTTGATCAAGCACTTGCTCGAAATTCATGGAGAATTAGATCTTCTAAATTGGTTGAGGGTTTCCAGAAGCCTACTATGCAACAGATTCAACGCCATTTGAAAGAG GGATCAGCTATTAAAGTCCCGGCAGAAGATTACTTCAGGCAGAAGCTTGTAGAGGTGAAGCAAGCTGGAATGCAGTGGGCCGAAAGGGCCAAGAAG GTTGCTAGTGATAATGGTGATTTAGAGCTGGATAAAGTGTTCGAGCTCATAGCCAAAGGGGAGAATTTGCCTATCCACTTTGAGAAGGAGCTAAAG TTGTTGCAAACAAGAAGCTTGCTATACTGCATTTGTCGGAAGCCATATGATCAGAGGCCAATGATCGCATGTGATGAGTGTGATGAGTGGTATCATTTTGATTGTGTCAATGTGGTGTCTACACCAGATGTCTACATCTGTCCAGCTTGTAAACCTCTTATGGAAGGGAAAATGCCTCTGTTCTCATCTGTTAAACAAGAGAG ATCCCAGAGTCCACGAGAAAGTGAGCCGCAAACACCTTCGCCTCGACACGTAGAGTCAAGATGGAGGCCTAAGAGGGTGAAACCATCGTCGAAGCAGAAGACATTCATAGCTTCCGAAAGTCGTAGGAGTTTATTGTGGTCTAGTGGATTAGACAAGTTATTTTGGAGAAATAGGAAACCATTTAGAAGAACAGCGAAGAAAAGGACCGAGTTTAGAAACCTGTCACCATTCATTAATTTACAAGATTAG